The genomic region atatttttttgtatattgctTCTCCAAATTTTCACGAAATAGTTATAAGAAGATACTGATATAATGCTTTTTAACTTAGTTTTATCTACATAACATATATCACAAGAACCACTACATATATATTAGAGTGTGTCTACCGAATTTTTACCGACCTACTGAATTTTCTCGCAATAATCTACTGAAATTTGGTGTACAGAGGGTCACAGTTTCTGCCACTTACCCACTTTTCCTCGGGGCACGGGCCGGGCAGGTGGTTAAACTATAGCCGAACAACtacacctccccttccaccactcaagcccccctaccccccaacacaagcctggggaaAGCCGTCTAGATCCtaccaagaaaaagaagaagaaaaaaaaaagaaggggtcAGTCTTTGGTCAAGGGTGGGAGGATGTTGCCGTGCCGGGCCCTGCGCTCCACACACAGGTAAGAGCTCACTCAAACTGTCATGATCCACATATttgtaagaaaagaataaatagtaAATGAATCACCTAAGCAAATTAATATAACTTGCCATGActtaacaaacctaacctaacctagctgaCCTGACCTAATTTAACTAACCTAATGGCATAACTACATCTaagctaacctgacctgacctgacctaatttAACTAACCTAATGACATAACTAAatttaagctaacctaacctgacctgacctaatttAACTAACGTAATGGCATAACTACATCTAAGCTAACCTGACCTGATGTGACCTGATTTAACTAACCTAATGACATAACTAAatttaagctaacctaacctgaccagaCCTAATTTAACTAACATAATGGCATGACTAAATCTAAGCTAACCTGATCTGACCTGACCTAATTTAACTAACCTAATGACATAACTAAatttaagctaacctaacctgacctgacctgacctaatttAACTTACTCTAACCTAATGACATAACTAAATCTaagctaacctgacctgacctaactagcctcacctaacctaacctgttctcTGCTGCCAAAATATCATAAATGCAAAAAATCCCTCGACATATCTATCCCAGGGCACATTTTCAGAGAGCAGTGCCTCATGAACGATTAATTTGCAGTGGAAAGCAATATGTCAGTGTGTTGTATGTGCACAAAGCACTTCATAAAGCCCAGAGGTATCCCTTGCAGTAAGACGGATGTAGTTCTGTAATAATACTGCCTTGCGTCCCTCCTTCAGGCTGCTGCGGGCTGGGTCAGGCTGGTGCCGTGCCCTGCCCCCCACCCCATCACACACCCTCTTCCACCATCCCCCGCCAGCCCCTCTCATTGGCCAGGCTCGTGCCCTTGCCTCGGCAGCACCAGGGGGGCCAGGATGGGGGACGCCCACCGCAGACAATGACCGATACGAACATCTGCTGGTGACCTTCAAGGATGGGGTTCGCACTATCACCATCAATAGGCCGGAGAAGAAAAATGCTCTTACTGAACAGGTGAGTCATGGTAAATGTGTAGTTTACCTCCACCACCTTAAAAGAGGACATGCACCTTTATATTTTGGTTGATGAGTATTTTGGGGTGGCAGAGCTAATCTACGTATTTACCTGAGTAACTTCAACCTTCACCAGTACTGTTATTTTGCCCTGGATATTCCCGGACATCAACTCACCCCTGCCTCATGAGCTAGATAATCAAATTTATGGATTATAATGCTGGAAGTTTGCAGTTTCTTCGTTATAATATATGATGAGTTGCTGATGTTGGTAATGAATCTATTTATAACTGTCAAACTTGTGTGTAGTACTATCAGcatttcattagtttttttcatGGCAAAGGAGGCActcaagacaaaaataaaataaaagtctgCTAAGCTGTTCCTGCCAAaagtgggggcttcgtggtgcagtggttagcacactcggctcacaaccaagagagcccgggttcgattcgcgggtggagtggaaaaatttgggcggcttttccaataccctacgcccctgtccacccagcagtgaatgggtactaccAGGTATTATTTGGGGGttatgtcccgtctcctgggatccgttcccttctcctataattctttccccttccgtctctctccagcatatgaccatagatgttctgccgactaaacaaaactttccaaacttttcctgtCAAAAGTTAAACTAAAGGATATTATGAGCTTGATTTTTCctgtaaaacaaaaagaagaagtaggGCAAGACGATATGAGGCTCACTGGCACAAGTTTAATTGCTGTTGAGATCTAGACAAAGGCTGCTGTTCTCTTTCCAGATGTTTGACCATGTTGTTGCTGCCCTTGACGAGGCTGCCAAAGACCCAGACACCATAATAACGGCCATCACCGGGGCTGGCAATGTCTTTTGTGCGGGCAATGACTTGTCAAACTTTCGAACCTGTACAATGAAACAAGCTGAAGAACTTTTGATTAGGTTTGACCAGATTATTTTTGTGCAATATCTCTTATTAAGTATTACAAGAGCATTTAATTTAATGCACAGTCACACAACAGGCTTGGTGAAAGTCATGCCATCATTAGTATTTTCATGACAGACACATGGGAGCATTTATTGACTTCCCCAAACCCTTGGTGGCCGTGGTGAATGGAGCTGCTGTCGGGGTTGGCACCACATTGCTGCCACTCTATGACTTGGTGTATGCCAGTGATAAGGTACTGTATTTAGATTTCAGAACACCTCAATTTAAAAACTGCTAACTGATAATTTGCTGCACCACTTAAGCTATGTATGAACCATAGTGTACTGtgttatatatattctcatatatatatatatatatatatatatatatatatatatatatatatatatatatatatatatatatatatatatatatatatatatatatatatatatatatatatatatatatatatatatatatatatatatatatatatatatatatatatatatatatatatatatatatatatatatatatatatatatatatatatatatatatatatatatatatatatatatatatatatatatatatatatattgttgcttTTTCAGGCTGTATTTCTCACACCATTCT from Eriocheir sinensis breed Jianghai 21 chromosome 36, ASM2467909v1, whole genome shotgun sequence harbors:
- the LOC127007880 gene encoding enoyl-CoA delta isomerase 2-like, with the protein product MLPCRALRSTHRLLRAGSGWCRALPPTPSHTLFHHPPPAPLIGQARALASAAPGGPGWGTPTADNDRYEHLLVTFKDGVRTITINRPEKKNALTEQMFDHVVAALDEAAKDPDTIITAITGAGNVFCAGNDLSNFRTCTMKQAEELLIRHMGAFIDFPKPLVAVVNGAAVGVGTTLLPLYDLVYASDKAVFLTPFSALNIVAEGCSSFTFPLFLGQANAGEILLFGKKVSAKEARDIHLITEVFEASRLYEEVWPHLQAMAKLPIKSLIYSKALTRDVYRDTLHKVNSAECKRVVERLMGPRVDNEEYEKYVAENF